A single Actinomadura algeriensis DNA region contains:
- the rimM gene encoding ribosome maturation factor RimM (Essential for efficient processing of 16S rRNA), with amino-acid sequence MSEPIVIGKVGRPHGIRGEATIDVRTDDPDVRFAPGAEIATDPASAGPLTVERIRWHSGRLLVRFAGIADRDAAEELRGVWLVVDSADIPPTTDPDEFHDHELIGLAVVTTDGADVGRVTDVLHHGQDLLVVKGPGGDRLVPFVAALVPEVDVPGGRLVIDPPPGLLDES; translated from the coding sequence GTGAGCGAGCCGATCGTGATCGGGAAGGTCGGGCGGCCGCACGGGATCCGCGGTGAGGCCACCATCGACGTCCGCACCGACGACCCGGACGTCCGCTTCGCGCCGGGCGCCGAGATCGCCACCGATCCGGCTTCCGCCGGACCTCTCACCGTCGAACGCATCCGCTGGCACTCGGGACGCCTGCTCGTGCGTTTCGCCGGGATCGCCGACCGGGACGCCGCCGAGGAACTGCGCGGCGTCTGGCTGGTCGTCGACTCGGCCGACATCCCGCCCACCACCGACCCCGACGAGTTCCACGACCACGAGCTGATCGGTCTCGCCGTCGTCACCACCGACGGCGCCGACGTCGGCCGCGTCACCGACGTCCTGCACCACGGCCAAGACCTGCTGGTCGTGAAAGGACCCGGCGGAGACCGGCTCGTTCCGTTCGTCGCCGCCCTGGTCCCCGAGGTGGACGTGCCCGGTGGCCGACTCGTCATCGACCCGCCGCCCGGCCTCCTCGACGAATCATGA
- a CDS encoding DivIVA domain-containing protein translates to MNSPNLPVVSQGTRLTPGELQSVVFARAALGRRGYDEDQVRNFLQYVERELVQIFTEKSALAEEVDRLRARAGSAGPGGPEAGSEGSGVMAPQDAHFQAVRILSQAQQTADLYVADAERYTRELAHEARLHREAILSDAKGRAEQMLEEAHRRAAAIADAAVREAERAPAPSAPAPAPSPAASGGDASGAGMTDDERRRLEGEVAYLRTYSDVYRSHLRTYLEALLRNVDEWEGSERASLSGGAPEPPRLRG, encoded by the coding sequence TTGAACTCCCCGAACCTTCCCGTCGTCTCCCAGGGGACGCGGCTGACCCCGGGCGAACTCCAGTCGGTGGTGTTCGCCCGGGCGGCGCTCGGCCGCCGCGGGTACGACGAGGACCAGGTACGCAACTTCCTGCAGTACGTCGAGAGGGAACTCGTCCAGATCTTCACCGAGAAGTCGGCGCTGGCCGAGGAGGTCGACCGGCTGCGCGCCCGGGCCGGCTCGGCGGGCCCCGGGGGACCCGAGGCGGGCTCCGAGGGATCGGGGGTGATGGCGCCGCAGGACGCGCACTTCCAGGCCGTCCGGATCCTCTCCCAGGCGCAGCAGACCGCCGACCTCTACGTCGCCGACGCCGAGCGCTACACCCGCGAGCTGGCGCACGAGGCCCGGCTGCACCGCGAGGCGATCCTGTCCGACGCCAAGGGCCGCGCCGAGCAGATGCTGGAGGAGGCCCACCGCCGGGCCGCCGCGATCGCCGACGCCGCCGTGCGCGAGGCCGAACGCGCTCCGGCGCCGTCCGCTCCGGCCCCGGCGCCGTCCCCCGCCGCGTCCGGCGGGGACGCGTCCGGCGCGGGCATGACCGACGACGAGCGGCGGCGCCTCGAGGGCGAGGTCGCCTACCTGCGCACCTACAGCGACGTCTACCGCAGCCACCTGCGCACCTACCTCGAGGCGCTGCTGCGCAACGTCGACGAGTGGGAGGGCTCCGAACGGGCATCCCTGTCCGGAGGAGCCCCGGAGCCGCCACGGCTGCGGGGCTGA
- the ffh gene encoding signal recognition particle protein — translation MFETLSDRLTTVFSSLRTKGRLSEADINATAREIRVALLEADVALPVVKDFIARIKERARGSEVSQALNPAQQVVKIVNEELIEILGGETRELRLAKNPPTVIMLAGLQGAGKTTLAGKLARWLKQEGQTPMLVAADLQRPNAVQQLQVVGERAGVPVFAPEPGSGVGDPVDVARRSIEQARRAQHSIVVIDTAGRLGIDAEMMQQAIDIRDAVQPDDVLFVVDAMVGQDAVNTAQAFMDGVGFDGVVLTKLDGDARGGAALSVRHITGRPIMFASTGEKLEDFSVFHPDRMAGRILDMGDVLTLIEQAERTFDEAQAEKMSAKFASGEDFTLEDFLEQMMMIRKLGPIGNLLGMMPGMGQVRDQISQIDDRDLDRIAAIIRSMTPQERSQPKIINGSRRARIAKGSGVSVGEVSSLVTRFFDAQKMMRQMAGGIPGMPGMPGGGKRKAAKAAKAKTKKGKQRSGDPRKRAAQANQPKEPADGAPQGLPPGLGGGQLPPGLGGGQLPPGFQMPDLDKLQTRKKK, via the coding sequence GTGTTCGAGACGCTCTCCGACCGGCTGACGACGGTCTTCTCGTCGCTGCGCACCAAGGGCCGGCTCTCCGAGGCCGACATCAACGCCACGGCCCGCGAGATCCGCGTCGCGCTGCTCGAGGCCGACGTCGCGCTGCCCGTGGTCAAGGACTTCATCGCCCGGATCAAGGAGCGGGCCCGGGGCTCGGAGGTCTCGCAGGCGCTGAACCCCGCGCAGCAGGTCGTCAAGATCGTCAACGAGGAGCTCATCGAGATCCTCGGCGGCGAGACCCGCGAGCTGCGGCTGGCCAAGAACCCGCCGACCGTCATCATGCTGGCCGGCCTGCAGGGCGCCGGTAAGACCACCCTCGCCGGCAAGCTGGCCCGCTGGCTCAAGCAGGAGGGCCAGACCCCGATGCTGGTGGCGGCCGACCTGCAGCGGCCGAACGCCGTCCAGCAGCTGCAGGTCGTCGGTGAGCGCGCCGGAGTCCCGGTGTTCGCGCCCGAGCCCGGCAGCGGAGTCGGCGACCCCGTGGACGTCGCCCGCCGCTCCATCGAGCAGGCCCGCCGCGCGCAGCACAGCATCGTCGTCATCGACACCGCCGGCCGTCTCGGCATCGACGCCGAGATGATGCAGCAGGCGATCGACATCCGCGACGCCGTGCAGCCCGACGACGTCCTGTTCGTCGTCGACGCCATGGTCGGCCAGGACGCCGTCAACACCGCCCAGGCGTTCATGGACGGCGTCGGCTTCGACGGCGTCGTCCTCACCAAGCTCGACGGCGACGCGCGCGGCGGTGCGGCCCTCTCGGTCCGGCACATCACCGGCCGGCCGATCATGTTCGCCTCCACCGGCGAGAAGCTCGAGGACTTCAGCGTCTTCCACCCGGACCGGATGGCCGGGCGCATCCTCGACATGGGCGACGTCCTCACCCTGATCGAGCAGGCCGAGCGCACCTTCGACGAGGCGCAGGCCGAGAAGATGTCGGCCAAGTTCGCCTCCGGCGAGGACTTCACCCTCGAGGACTTCCTCGAGCAGATGATGATGATCCGCAAGCTCGGCCCCATCGGCAACCTGCTCGGGATGATGCCCGGCATGGGCCAGGTCCGCGACCAGATCAGCCAGATCGACGACCGCGACCTCGACCGGATCGCCGCGATCATCCGCTCGATGACCCCGCAGGAACGCTCCCAGCCCAAGATCATCAACGGCTCGCGACGGGCCCGCATCGCCAAGGGCTCCGGCGTCAGCGTCGGCGAGGTCAGCAGCCTCGTCACCCGCTTCTTCGACGCGCAGAAGATGATGCGCCAGATGGCGGGCGGAATCCCCGGGATGCCCGGGATGCCCGGCGGGGGCAAGCGCAAGGCGGCCAAGGCCGCCAAGGCCAAGACCAAGAAGGGCAAGCAGCGCAGCGGCGACCCCCGCAAGCGCGCCGCCCAGGCGAACCAGCCCAAGGAGCCCGCCGACGGCGCCCCCCAGGGCCTCCCGCCCGGCCTGGGCGGTGGCCAGCTTCCCCCGGGCCTCGGCGGCGGCCAGCTTCCGCCCGGCTTCCAGATGCCCGACCTCGACAAGCTGCAGACCCGCAAGAAGAAGTGA
- a CDS encoding ammonium transporter, translated as MTVDSGNTAWMLTSAALVLLMTPGLAFFYGGMSRAKSVLNMMMMSFVSIAVVGMVWVVYGYSLAFTSGGSLSSFIGGLGDWGLVGLETVATADDGTGIPQLVFVAFQATFAIITVALISGAVADRAKFGAWVLFTLVWVTLVYLPIAHWVWWSDGEEGGKAGWIFELGALDFAGGTVVHINAGVAALALVLVLGKRRGWPKDPMRPHNLPFVLLGAGLLWFGWFGFNAGSALSAGSTAAVAFINTIVATCAAAFAWIIVEKLRDGSSTTLGIASGIVAGLVAITPACAFVTPLGAIAIGLVAGAICAFAVGLKYKLGYDDSLDVVGVHMVGGIVGALLIGILATTAVNDAGADGLLAGGGLGLLGKQALAVVATLAYSFVVTWVIAKVIDLVMGFRIAEDDELAGIDRTAHAETAYDFGAVRAGSGATAAVGSAPVHDEAVRESQDETKEEVRG; from the coding sequence ATGACAGTCGACAGCGGAAACACCGCATGGATGTTGACGAGCGCGGCGCTCGTCCTCCTGATGACACCGGGCCTGGCCTTCTTCTACGGGGGCATGAGCCGGGCCAAGAGCGTGCTCAACATGATGATGATGAGCTTCGTCTCCATCGCCGTGGTGGGCATGGTGTGGGTCGTGTACGGGTACTCGCTCGCGTTCACCTCGGGCGGATCCCTCAGTTCGTTCATCGGCGGACTCGGCGACTGGGGCCTGGTCGGGCTGGAGACCGTCGCGACCGCCGACGACGGTACCGGCATCCCGCAACTGGTCTTCGTGGCGTTCCAGGCGACCTTCGCCATCATCACGGTCGCGCTCATCAGCGGCGCCGTCGCGGACCGTGCCAAGTTCGGCGCCTGGGTCCTGTTCACCCTGGTCTGGGTCACGCTCGTCTACCTCCCGATCGCGCACTGGGTGTGGTGGTCGGACGGCGAGGAGGGCGGCAAGGCCGGGTGGATCTTCGAACTCGGCGCCCTCGACTTCGCGGGCGGCACCGTCGTGCACATCAACGCCGGCGTCGCGGCCCTCGCGCTCGTGCTCGTCCTCGGCAAGCGCAGGGGCTGGCCGAAGGACCCGATGCGCCCGCACAACCTCCCGTTCGTCCTGCTCGGCGCCGGTCTGCTGTGGTTCGGCTGGTTCGGGTTCAACGCCGGGTCCGCGCTGTCGGCCGGCTCGACCGCCGCGGTCGCGTTCATCAACACGATCGTCGCCACCTGCGCCGCCGCGTTCGCCTGGATCATCGTCGAGAAGCTGCGGGACGGCTCGTCCACCACGCTCGGCATCGCGTCCGGCATCGTCGCCGGGCTCGTCGCGATCACCCCGGCGTGCGCGTTCGTCACCCCGCTCGGCGCCATCGCCATCGGCCTCGTCGCCGGCGCGATCTGCGCCTTCGCGGTCGGCCTCAAGTACAAGCTCGGCTACGACGACTCGCTCGACGTCGTCGGCGTCCACATGGTCGGCGGCATCGTCGGCGCCCTGCTGATCGGAATCCTGGCCACCACCGCCGTCAACGACGCCGGCGCCGACGGGCTGCTGGCCGGCGGCGGCCTCGGGCTGCTCGGCAAGCAGGCCCTCGCCGTCGTCGCGACGCTCGCCTACTCGTTCGTCGTCACCTGGGTGATCGCCAAGGTCATCGACCTGGTGATGGGCTTCCGGATCGCCGAGGACGACGAACTCGCCGGCATCGACCGCACGGCGCACGCCGAGACCGCCTACGACTTCGGCGCCGTACGCGCCGGGTCGGGCGCCACCGCCGCCGTCGGCTCCGCGCCGGTGCACGATGAAGCCGTCCGCGAGTCGCAGGACGAGACCAAGGAAGAGGTGCGGGGATGA
- the rplS gene encoding 50S ribosomal protein L19 → MHTLIQEIEKAAMRADVPDFRPGDTLKVHVRVTEGNRSRIQVFQGVVIRRQGGGARETFTVRKVSYSVGVERTFPINSPSIDKIEVVTRGDVRRAKLYYLRNLRGKAARIKEKRES, encoded by the coding sequence ATGCACACCCTGATCCAGGAGATCGAGAAGGCCGCGATGCGCGCCGACGTCCCGGACTTCCGCCCGGGCGACACGCTGAAGGTGCACGTCCGCGTGACGGAGGGCAACCGGAGCCGTATCCAGGTGTTCCAGGGCGTGGTGATCCGGCGCCAGGGCGGCGGCGCCCGGGAGACCTTCACCGTCCGCAAGGTCAGCTACAGCGTCGGCGTCGAGCGGACTTTCCCGATCAACAGCCCGTCGATCGACAAGATCGAGGTCGTCACCCGCGGTGACGTCCGCCGCGCCAAGCTCTACTACCTGCGCAACCTGCGCGGCAAGGCCGCGCGCATCAAGGAGAAGCGCGAGTCCTGA
- the trmD gene encoding tRNA (guanosine(37)-N1)-methyltransferase TrmD — protein MNIDIVTIFPEYFAPLDLSLLGKARRGGLLDLHVHDLRGWTHDRHRTVDDTPYGGGPGMVMKPEPWGEALDAVVPSGTAARLIIPTPSGRPFTQALAAEYAAEPRLVFACGRYEGIDSRVAADAATRMPVDEVSLGDFVLAGGEVAVLVMVEAIARLLPGVLGNADSVADDSFAPGAMESLLEGPVYTKPPVWRDRPIPEILLSGHHGAIARWRRDEALRRTARVRPELLARLAPGDLDAHDREVLREAGFPVDAEGMAN, from the coding sequence ATGAACATCGACATCGTCACGATTTTTCCCGAGTACTTCGCCCCCCTGGACCTGTCCCTGCTGGGCAAGGCACGGCGCGGCGGGCTGCTCGACCTCCACGTCCACGACCTGCGGGGATGGACGCACGACCGGCACCGCACCGTGGACGACACCCCCTACGGCGGCGGCCCCGGCATGGTGATGAAGCCCGAACCGTGGGGCGAGGCGCTCGACGCCGTCGTCCCGTCCGGCACGGCGGCCCGGCTGATCATCCCGACGCCGAGCGGCCGGCCCTTCACCCAGGCGCTCGCGGCCGAGTACGCCGCCGAGCCCCGGCTGGTGTTCGCTTGCGGACGGTACGAGGGCATCGACTCCCGCGTCGCGGCGGACGCCGCGACCCGCATGCCCGTCGACGAGGTCAGTCTCGGGGACTTCGTGCTCGCCGGCGGCGAGGTGGCCGTCCTGGTCATGGTGGAGGCCATTGCGCGGCTCCTCCCGGGCGTTCTCGGCAACGCCGACTCGGTCGCCGACGACTCCTTCGCCCCCGGCGCGATGGAGTCCCTCTTGGAAGGGCCCGTTTACACCAAACCCCCGGTCTGGCGCGACCGGCCCATCCCGGAGATCCTCCTCTCCGGTCATCACGGCGCGATCGCCCGGTGGCGCCGCGATGAGGCGCTGCGCCGCACCGCCCGCGTCCGGCCCGAACTGCTCGCCCGCCTCGCTCCCGGGGACCTCGACGCGCACGACCGCGAGGTCCTCCGCGAGGCCGGTTTTCCGGTTGACGCCGAAGGTATGGCAAACTAG
- a CDS encoding RNA-binding protein — protein MLEEALEHLVRGIVEHPDDVGVRARRIRGGRVLEVRVHPEDLGKVIGRGGRTAKALRTVISALSGGRYVRVDLLDVNEVR, from the coding sequence GTGCTCGAAGAAGCGCTCGAGCACCTGGTCCGCGGGATCGTCGAGCACCCCGACGACGTCGGAGTGCGCGCCCGCAGGATCAGGGGCGGCCGGGTCCTGGAGGTGCGCGTGCACCCCGAGGACCTCGGCAAGGTCATCGGCCGCGGCGGCCGCACCGCCAAGGCCCTGCGCACCGTGATCAGCGCCCTCTCCGGAGGCCGCTACGTGCGCGTGGACCTGCTCGACGTCAATGAGGTCCGCTGA
- the ftsY gene encoding signal recognition particle-docking protein FtsY, with translation MEYLILIAVLVVVGLIVGGFLLLRPGRTRPRPPAEEPTEERRGGATVVDEAEGTAPTLERAPPTEAPAPPPTVEIEKPPPGAGRLVRLRSRLARSQNAFGKTLLGLLSREALDDDAWEEIEDTLITADMGAAVAAQVTDELRTRVQVLGTRDVAEVRALLKEELVKQIGADLDRSLNTGPHGGRPAVLMVVGVNGTGKTTTCGKLARVLVGDGRTVLLGAADTFRAAAADQLETWGTRVGAQVVRKDEGADPASVAFDAVKQGIDTKVDAVIVDTAGRLHTKTGLMDELGKVKRVVEKQAQVDEVLLVLDATTGQNGMQQARVFAEVVNVTGVVLTKLDGTAKGGIVVQVQRELGVPVKLIGLGEGPDDLAPFEPEAFVDAILGD, from the coding sequence ATGGAATACCTGATCCTCATCGCCGTGCTGGTCGTCGTCGGCCTGATCGTCGGCGGCTTCCTGCTGCTGCGGCCGGGCCGCACCAGGCCGCGCCCGCCCGCCGAGGAACCCACCGAGGAACGGCGCGGCGGCGCCACCGTCGTCGACGAGGCGGAGGGCACGGCCCCGACGCTCGAACGGGCGCCGCCCACCGAGGCCCCCGCCCCGCCGCCCACGGTCGAGATCGAGAAGCCGCCGCCCGGCGCGGGACGGCTCGTCCGGCTGCGCTCCCGGCTCGCCCGCTCCCAGAACGCCTTCGGCAAGACCCTCCTCGGGCTGCTGTCGCGCGAGGCCCTCGACGACGACGCCTGGGAGGAGATCGAGGACACCCTCATCACCGCCGACATGGGCGCCGCCGTGGCCGCGCAGGTCACCGACGAGCTGCGCACGCGCGTCCAGGTCCTCGGCACCCGCGACGTCGCCGAGGTCCGGGCCCTGCTGAAGGAGGAGCTGGTCAAGCAGATCGGCGCCGACCTGGACCGCTCGCTGAACACCGGCCCGCACGGCGGACGGCCCGCCGTGCTGATGGTCGTCGGCGTCAACGGCACCGGCAAGACCACCACCTGCGGCAAGCTCGCCCGGGTCCTCGTCGGCGACGGGCGCACCGTGCTGCTCGGCGCCGCCGACACCTTCCGCGCCGCCGCCGCCGACCAGCTGGAGACGTGGGGCACGCGCGTGGGCGCCCAGGTCGTCCGCAAGGACGAGGGCGCCGACCCCGCCAGCGTCGCGTTCGACGCCGTCAAGCAGGGCATCGACACCAAGGTCGACGCCGTCATCGTCGACACCGCCGGCCGCCTGCACACCAAGACCGGGCTGATGGACGAGCTCGGCAAGGTCAAGCGCGTCGTGGAGAAGCAGGCCCAGGTCGACGAGGTGCTGCTCGTCCTCGACGCCACCACCGGCCAGAACGGCATGCAGCAGGCCCGCGTGTTCGCCGAGGTCGTCAACGTCACCGGCGTCGTGCTGACGAAGCTGGACGGGACGGCGAAGGGCGGCATCGTCGTCCAGGTGCAGCGCGAACTCGGCGTCCCGGTCAAGCTCATCGGGCTCGGTGAGGGCCCGGACGACCTCGCGCCGTTCGAACCGGAGGCGTTCGTCGACGCGATCCTCGGCGACTGA
- the rpsP gene encoding 30S ribosomal protein S16, protein MAVKIKLKRLGKIRNPQYRVVVADARTKRDGRAIEEIGLYQPKQEPSLIQIDSERAQYWLGVGAQPTEAVLNLLKITGDWQKFKGEPGAEGTLKVAEPRPDRKAVFEAAVKEALGDDAGEATATRAKKKAEPKKAETEVKSEG, encoded by the coding sequence GTGGCAGTCAAGATCAAGCTCAAGCGTCTGGGGAAGATCCGGAACCCGCAGTACCGGGTCGTCGTCGCCGACGCCCGCACCAAGCGGGACGGCCGGGCCATCGAGGAGATCGGCCTCTACCAGCCCAAGCAGGAGCCGTCGCTCATCCAGATCGACTCCGAGCGGGCGCAGTACTGGCTCGGCGTCGGCGCGCAGCCGACCGAGGCCGTGCTGAACCTGCTGAAGATCACCGGTGACTGGCAGAAGTTCAAGGGCGAGCCCGGCGCCGAGGGCACCCTCAAGGTCGCCGAGCCGCGGCCCGACCGCAAGGCCGTCTTCGAGGCCGCGGTCAAGGAGGCCCTGGGCGACGACGCGGGCGAGGCCACCGCCACCCGCGCCAAGAAGAAGGCCGAGCCGAAGAAGGCCGAAACCGAAGTCAAGAGCGAGGGCTGA
- a CDS encoding P-II family nitrogen regulator — protein sequence MKLITAVIKPFKLDEVKAALETFGVRGMTVSEASGYGRQKGHTEVYRGAEYKVDLVPKLRIEVLVDGEDADDIIDVLVKAARTDKIGDGKVWAVPVDTVVRVRTGETGPDAL from the coding sequence ATGAAGCTCATCACCGCGGTGATCAAGCCGTTCAAGCTGGACGAGGTCAAGGCGGCCCTCGAGACCTTCGGGGTGCGCGGCATGACCGTCAGCGAGGCCAGCGGCTACGGCCGGCAGAAGGGCCACACCGAGGTCTACCGGGGCGCCGAGTACAAGGTCGACCTGGTGCCCAAGCTGCGCATCGAGGTCCTGGTGGACGGCGAGGACGCCGACGACATCATCGACGTGCTCGTCAAGGCCGCCCGCACCGACAAGATCGGCGACGGCAAGGTCTGGGCGGTCCCGGTCGACACGGTCGTCCGGGTCCGGACCGGCGAGACCGGCCCGGACGCCCTCTAG
- a CDS encoding [protein-PII] uridylyltransferase, with amino-acid sequence MTVRSGNSARTALAAARAERAADIDRRLTGLLAGPPDDGPLDGALDGDRGERAVALVTVGGHARRDLTPGGDLDLVLLHRGRPDIAEIADRVWYPVWDSGIRLDHSVRTVAEARDVARTDLKAALGLLAARHVTGDPALLGELRAAVLADWRAHARTRLPELAALCRERWAAHGELAFLLEPDLKEARGGLRDVHVMRAVAASWVAPAPDGRVQDAHDLILDVRHALHDVTGRATDRLVLQEHDAVARALEFPDAHALKHATAEAARTIAHAADQLWRRVERFAAGRRAPSGRRPVGDGAVEHDGEVVLARGADLDDPALVPRVAAAAAQHGLPLAPATVERLAASAAVPRPPWPSAARDALVSLLGAGPAAIPVWEALDQAGVIVRLIPEWEHVRNRPQRDPIHRFTVDRHLVETAAGAAALTRDVARPDLLLTGALLHDIGKGRGGDHSAAGAPIARDIAARLGFADTDARVLRAVVRHHLLLPHTATRRDIDDPATIGTVTAAVADVPGRERETLELLAALAIADGNATGPAAWNAWKARLVAELARRAAAALSGGTPPPPPALGERELALARRDGVAVRVAGTRVTIAAPDRPGLLWRAAGVLALHRLAVRRARTVSSPGTSAGTAVLDFTAVPEFGSPPEPAALEADLRRMLADRLDVADRLERRARARRVRPGTPVPPPRVMVVDGASSTAAVVEVRAHDRPGLLWRIGRALGGRGLQIRAAQVDTLGAEAVDVFYVVDARDRPPADPSVLEAVRADILEALA; translated from the coding sequence ATGACCGTGCGCTCGGGGAACTCGGCCCGGACCGCCCTCGCGGCGGCCCGGGCCGAGCGCGCCGCCGACATCGACCGCCGCCTCACCGGGCTGCTGGCCGGCCCGCCGGACGACGGCCCCCTCGACGGTGCACTCGACGGCGACCGCGGCGAACGGGCCGTCGCGCTCGTCACCGTCGGCGGGCACGCCCGCCGCGACCTCACCCCCGGCGGCGACCTCGACCTGGTCCTGCTGCACCGCGGCCGCCCCGACATCGCCGAGATCGCCGACCGCGTCTGGTACCCCGTCTGGGACTCCGGGATCCGCCTCGACCACTCCGTCCGCACCGTCGCCGAAGCCCGCGACGTCGCCCGCACCGACCTCAAGGCCGCCCTCGGCCTGCTCGCCGCCCGGCACGTCACCGGCGACCCCGCCCTCCTCGGCGAACTCCGCGCCGCCGTCCTCGCCGACTGGCGCGCCCACGCCCGCACCCGCCTCCCCGAACTCGCCGCACTGTGCCGCGAACGCTGGGCCGCCCACGGCGAACTCGCGTTCCTCCTCGAACCCGACCTCAAGGAGGCCCGCGGCGGCCTGCGCGACGTCCACGTCATGCGCGCCGTCGCCGCCTCCTGGGTCGCCCCCGCCCCCGACGGCCGCGTCCAGGACGCCCACGACCTGATCCTCGACGTCCGGCACGCCCTGCACGACGTGACGGGCCGTGCCACCGACCGTCTCGTCCTGCAGGAGCACGACGCCGTCGCCCGCGCCCTCGAATTCCCGGACGCGCACGCGCTGAAGCACGCGACCGCCGAGGCCGCCCGCACCATCGCGCACGCCGCCGACCAGCTCTGGCGGCGCGTCGAACGGTTCGCCGCGGGCCGCCGCGCGCCGTCCGGGCGCCGCCCCGTCGGCGACGGGGCCGTCGAGCACGACGGCGAGGTCGTCCTCGCGCGGGGCGCCGACCTCGACGACCCCGCGCTCGTCCCGCGCGTCGCCGCGGCCGCCGCGCAGCACGGCCTGCCGCTCGCCCCCGCGACCGTCGAGCGCCTCGCCGCGTCCGCCGCCGTGCCCCGCCCGCCGTGGCCGTCCGCCGCCCGCGACGCCCTCGTCTCGCTCCTCGGCGCCGGGCCCGCCGCGATTCCGGTGTGGGAGGCGCTCGACCAGGCCGGGGTGATCGTCCGGCTCATCCCCGAATGGGAGCATGTCCGGAACCGGCCGCAGCGCGACCCGATCCACCGGTTCACCGTCGACCGCCACCTCGTCGAGACCGCCGCCGGAGCCGCCGCCCTCACCCGCGACGTCGCCCGCCCGGACCTCCTCCTCACCGGCGCCCTGCTGCACGACATCGGCAAGGGGCGCGGCGGCGACCACAGCGCCGCCGGAGCCCCCATCGCCCGCGACATCGCCGCGCGCCTCGGCTTCGCCGACACCGACGCGCGCGTCCTGCGGGCCGTCGTCCGGCACCACCTCCTGCTCCCGCACACCGCCACCCGCCGCGACATCGACGACCCCGCCACCATCGGCACCGTCACCGCGGCCGTCGCCGACGTCCCCGGCCGCGAACGCGAGACCCTCGAACTGCTCGCCGCCCTCGCGATCGCCGACGGCAACGCCACCGGTCCCGCCGCCTGGAACGCGTGGAAGGCCCGGCTCGTCGCCGAACTCGCCCGCCGCGCCGCCGCCGCCCTGTCCGGCGGCACCCCGCCGCCCCCGCCCGCCCTCGGCGAACGCGAACTCGCCCTCGCCCGCCGCGACGGCGTCGCCGTCCGCGTCGCCGGAACCCGCGTGACGATCGCCGCGCCGGACCGTCCCGGACTCCTCTGGCGCGCCGCGGGCGTGCTCGCCCTGCACCGCCTCGCCGTCCGGAGGGCCCGCACCGTGTCGTCCCCCGGAACCTCCGCGGGCACGGCCGTCCTCGACTTCACCGCCGTCCCCGAGTTCGGCTCCCCGCCCGAGCCCGCCGCCCTCGAAGCCGACCTGCGCCGCATGCTCGCCGACCGCCTCGACGTCGCCGACCGCCTCGAACGCCGCGCCCGGGCACGGCGCGTCCGCCCCGGCACGCCCGTCCCGCCGCCCCGCGTGATGGTCGTCGACGGCGCGTCCAGCACCGCCGCCGTCGTCGAGGTCCGCGCCCACGACCGTCCCGGCCTGCTGTGGCGGATCGGGCGCGCCCTCGGCGGGCGCGGCCTGCAGATCCGCGCCGCCCAGGTCGACACGCTCGGCGCCGAGGCCGTCGACGTCTTCTACGTCGTCGACGCCCGCGACCGCCCGCCCGCGGACCCGTCCGTCCTGGAGGCCGTCCGAGCCGACATCCTGGAAGCTTTGGCATGA